The following coding sequences lie in one Eremothecium sinecaudum strain ATCC 58844 chromosome IV, complete sequence genomic window:
- the ELM1 gene encoding serine/threonine protein kinase ELM1 (Syntenic homolog of Ashbya gossypii ABR088C; Syntenic homolog of Saccharomyces cerevisiae YKL048C (ELM1)), which produces MKSFPALVEFNDGRHSMFPQNLPRSNYTVPKSSLFNDEEPTEGNEEPFMSYSIMFEQYNTLVEMVLAQKTSRLMLQDGARQLNQYKIEGKIGKGRYASVFRATQVYGHNKSYFNKNKVVAMKCMMKKPLNSPFSMNQILKHRARWNQASDALHSSQNGEIDKDDKVARRASTLSLSSTRVMDGDRLIIEMNLLRIRRECLIQSQLPPHPNINAVFEMLDSPKSDRVWMVQEFCSLGELQWERPSKVHIPEQWCEFMKSKSITRYDFAFKLLRDISLGLAFLQEHGVIHRDIKPSNILLDGVRSVAKISDFGCAMVKPSSLPWWQQDREKELWEKAFRDELTKIVGTPAFIPPEMCDFNADSSSPATAKPVSHRINNQLTSDTENGFKIDIWALGVTMYCVLENKLPFVGENEFGTYHMVVYEDPYIDQADLQSQNQDTRWLYHFVVKSLLCKELSKRPFAHLIITKLQHHDKERQSRIGKVKRMFFTWKRRLTKAPPAKNPKTTPSDLIVGTIFSNTSSFSQISSIPTIDSK; this is translated from the coding sequence ATGAAGTCATTTCCAGCTTTAGTTGAGTTTAATGACGGCAGGCATTCGATGTTCCCTCAGAATCTTCCAAGGAGCAACTACACAGTGCCGAAAAGCTCCTTATTCAACGATGAAGAACCAACTGAGGGCAATGAAGAACCGTTTATGTCCTATTCTATAATGTTCGAGCAGTATAATACACTGGTTGAGATGGTCTTGGCGCAGAAAACGTCTAGACTGATGCTACAAGATGGAGCAAGACAGTTAAACCAATACAAAATAGAGGGCAAGATAGGCAAAGGACGTTATGCATCGGTATTTAGAGCTACACAGGTCTACGGCCATAATAAGAGCTACTTTAATAAGAATAAGGTTGTGGCAATGAAGTGCATGATGAAAAAACCTCTCAATTCACCCTTCTCAATGAACCAAATCCTGAAGCATAGAGCTCGATGGAATCAAGCATCCGATGCCCTGCATAGTTCTCAGAATGGGGAGATTGACAAGGACGATAAAGTTGCACGTAGGGCATCCACATTGTCCTTATCGTCTACGAGGGTCATGGATGGCGACCGGCTGATTATCGAGATGAACTTATTAAGGATCCGGAGGGAATGCTTAATTCAATCACAATTGCCGCCACATCCAAATATCAACGCCGTGTTCGAAATGCTGGACTCGCCGAAATCTGACCGGGTCTGGATGGTCCAAGAATTTTGCTCTCTAGGCGAGTTGCAGTGGGAAAGGCCGTCGAAAGTTCATATTCCCGAACAATGGTGTGAGTTCATGAAGTCTAAAAGTATTACAAGATATGACTTTGCTTTTAAGCTCTTACGTGATATAAGCCTAGGCCTGGCCTTTTTACAGGAGCATGGCGTCATTCACAGAGATATCAAACCTTCGAACATCCTATTAGACGGAGTTCGCAGCGTAGCGAAAATATCGGACTTCGGCTGCGCAATGGTAAAACCGTCTAGCCTTCCCTGGTGGCAGCAAGATCGTGAGAAAGAACTGTGGGAAAAGGCTTTTAGGGATGAATTGACGAAGATCGTCGGAACCCCGGCTTTCATTCCCCCGGAAATGTGCGATTTCAACGCAGACTCGTCCTCTCCGGCTACCGCAAAGCCAGTTTCCCATCGCATCAACAATCAGCTAACCTCAGACACAGAAAATGGCTTCAAAATCGACATATGGGCGCTGGGCGTTACTATGTACTGCGTACTAGAAAACAAGCTGCCATTTGTAGGCGAAAACGAATTCGGGACTTACCATATGGTCGTCTATGAAGACCCCTACATAGACCAGGCTGATTTACAGTCCCAAAATCAAGATACACGGTGGCTATATCATTTCGTCGTAAAATCCCTCCTCTGCAAGGAGCTCTCCAAGAGGCCTTTTGCACACTTGATCATCACTAAATTGCAGCACCACGACAAAGAACGCCAATCAAGGATTGGAAAAGTAAAGCGCATGTTCTTTACATGGAAGCGCAGGCTGACCAAGGCACCACCGGCCAAGAATCCCAAAACCACCCCTTCTGACCTCATAGTTGGAACAATTTTTTCCAATACGTCCTCTTTCTCTCAGATTTCAAGCATCCCTACTATAGACTCTAAATAG
- the CCS1 gene encoding copper chaperone CCS1 (Syntenic homolog of Ashbya gossypii ABR091C; Syntenic homolog of Saccharomyces cerevisiae YMR038C (CCS1)) codes for MSVTIEDSFQTTFAVPMHCQDCSDSIHSTLSAVEGVQNVKVDLEQQIVCVDGIAPPSAIVSALQSSGRDAILRGTGKPNSAGVAILETSAPTEDGINTTVRGLVRMVSVSPTKTLCDVVLNGVPKVGKYYASIRKTGDVSQGCKSTGDALHTFDPIECKESSDLGTGLYSGSGFVTCPFPIWDIVGKAFMISDDPIFKPGSYGIIGVIARSAGVWENDKQVCACSGNTLWQERKEALNHNITK; via the coding sequence ATGTCTGTCACTATAGAAGACTCTTTTCAGACAACCTTCGCTGTGCCCATGCACTGTCAAGATTGTAGCGACAGCATCCATAGCACCCTATCCGCCGTAGAAGGAGTGCAGAATGTTAAAGTCGATTTAGAACAGCAGATTGTATGCGTTGATGGAATTGCTCCTCCAAGTGCAATTGTATCTGCTTTACAATCGAGCGGCAGGGATGCCATATTACGGGGTACCGGAAAACCTAATAGCGCTGGAGTCGCTATATTAGAGACTTCGGCGCCTACGGAGGATGGAATTAACACCACTGTACGTGGATTGGTACGTATGGTTAGTGTGTCACCTACCAAGACGTTATGCGACGTTGTTCTAAACGGTGTCCCAAAAGTCGGGAAATATTACGCTTCCATAAGAAAGACAGGAGATGTCTCACAAGGTTGCAAGAGTACCGGGGATGCACTGCATACATTTGATCCTATTGAATGTAAAGAATCCAGTGATCTTGGGACTGGCTTATATAGCGGCAGCGGTTTTGTGACCTGCCCTTTCCCTATCTGGGACATTGTAGGTAAAGCCTTTATGATCTCTGACGACCCTATCTTCAAGCCCGGCTCTTATGGTATAATTGGCGTTATTGCCAGAAGTGCCGGTGTATGGGAAAACGATAAACAGGTGTGCGCTTGCAGCGGCAACACTCTTTGGCAAGAGAGAAAAGAAGCTCTCAACCACAATATTACGAAGTAA
- a CDS encoding C2H2-type zinc finger protein (Syntenic homolog of Ashbya gossypii ABR089C; Syntenic homolog of Saccharomyces cerevisiae YKL062W (MSN4) and YMR037C (MSN2)): MTATDYTPCVHSSEVTQQGSIGNNSASLSPAEYLYSNNSLNITTQQPVEKGMQTPQQDDTPNTLKSSKTTQLGTPTAMTDLLAMLDDNTAFSDMVQQQEERHWDMDVQRGKVVPHLSSTTTSVNTTRTTDLSPDLLLQPDGPMSMASGSASAGLLEATPEKSAALLSLQQLEQQFINPNLLNSGVNSSVFVDDGFLEEPAAFTANGGRVHVGGNQVVLDEMALSPSAQRRMSEVVTGSIPLQHHPRGSISHQVDFWNLPNERQSVSSGHSASERTGNSIDLLSFRNSPTPNVTSTAGAASNTTATTLTPASNSASASITKNSSKSNSLTHTNGMAPPSVFKIDNELTQLLNDYNINFNTHTKTKSTPATRVRAGSIVAGTNAANATAGGNLLSATSATNARRSNSISEPQNRVQKQRTSTSLIDGSNPAIMDKLYGDVNKVSKFSQWENAILSDEEDHDENTGNAASQIDPKVTGAGSTFITTSMLNQDMIDNNSYELRHNNSSSTNGITVATRRKRGSIPKGPRNTTSKSSSPLDEDEKPFKCQECTKAFRRSEHLKRHIRSVHSTDRPFPCTYCDKKFSRSDNLSQHLKTHRKHGDIKDTIPITTIKKG; the protein is encoded by the coding sequence ATGACTGCTACGGATTATACACCATGTGTTCATAGTTCGGAAGTTACACAACAAGGTAGCATAGGTAACAATAGTGCGAGTTTATCACCTGCAGAGTACTTATATTCGAACAATTCTCTGAATATAACAACGCAGCAGCCGGTGGAGAAGGGTATGCAAACGCCGCAACAGGATGACACACCGAATACGCTGAAGAGCAGTAAGACGACTCAGTTGGGTACACCGACAGCGATGACGGATTTACTTGCTATGCTGGACGATAATACAGCATTTTCGGATATGGTTCAGCAACAGGAGGAGCGGCATTGGGATATGGATGTGCAGCGAGGTAAGGTTGTGCCGCATCTTTCCAGTACGACAACAAGTGTGAATACTACGAGAACAACAGACCTTTCACCAGATTTACTACTGCAGCCGGACGGGCCGATGAGTATGGCTTCAGGCAGCGCATCTGCAGGACTACTAGAGGCCACTCCAGAAAAGTCGGCTGCTCTCCTGTCACTGCAACAACTGGAACAGCAGTTTATCAATCCTAATTTACTGAATAGTGGCGTTAACTCCTCTGTGTTTGTAGACGATGGTTTTCTGGAAGAACCAGCGGCTTTTACTGCGAATGGTGGTAGAGTGCATGTAGGCGGTAATCAAGTGGTGCTTGACGAGATGGCGTTATCGCCCAGCGCTCAACGGAGAATGAGTGAAGTTGTAACGGGGTCTATCCCACTGCAGCACCATCCAAGGGGATCTATTTCGCACCAGGTTGATTTTTGGAACCTTCCAAACGAGAGACAGTCGGTTAGCAGCGGGCACAGTGCGTCAGAAAGGACAGGAAACTCAATTGACTTACTCTCCTTCAGAAATTCGCCTACTCCCAATGTTACAAGTACAGCAGGTGCTGCTTCTAACACTACGGCTACAACCTTGACCCCAGCTTCGAATTCGGCGTCTGCATCAATTACGAAAAACTCATCTAAAAGCAACTCACTCACACACACGAACGGCATGGCGCCGCCATCTGTCTTCAAGATTGACAATGAACTCACGCAATTACTAAACGACTACAACATAAACTTCAATACACATACGAAAACGAAATCAACTCCCGCGACCCGCGTAAGAGCGGGCTCCATTGTGGCGGGAACTAATGCGGCTAATGCTACAGCAGGCGGGAACTTGTTATCAGCAACTTCTGCGACCAATGCTAGACGCAGCAATTCTATTTCCGAACCACAGAATAGAGTACAAAAGCAGAGGACCTCTACGTCGTTGATCGACGGGAGCAATCCAGCTATAATGGACAAACTCTACGGTGATGTTAATAAGGTATCGAAGTTTTCTCAGTGGGAAAATGCAATTTTGTCCGACGAAGAAGATCATGACGAAAATACGGGCAATGCGGCAAGCCAAATAGACCCAAAGGTTACTGGCGCTGGTAGCACATTTATAACAACTTCGATGTTGAACCAGGACATGATTGACAACAATTCTTACGAACTACGCCACAATAATTCCTCCTCAACAAATGGCATCACCGTAGCAACCAGAAGGAAACGCGGCAGCATACCTAAGGGCCCAAGAAACACAACTAGCAAGTCCTCCTCTCCTCTAGACGAAGATGAGAAACCATTTAAATGTCAAGAATGTACTAAAGCTTTTCGCCGCAGCGAACATTTGAAGAGACATATCAGGTCGGTTCACTCAACTGATAGGCCCTTTCCATGTACTTATTGTGATAAGAAATTCAGCAGGAGTGATAATCTATCGCAACATTTGAAAACCCACAGGAAGCATGGAGACATCAAAGATACGATACCCATTACTACAATAAAGAAAGGATGA
- the SUB1 gene encoding chromatin-binding transcription coactivator SUB1 (Syntenic homolog of Ashbya gossypii ABR093C; Syntenic homolog of Saccharomyces cerevisiae YMR039C (SUB1)) yields MSFNSVPSNQLYGGRRYSSGYSGVTMTEEGPRNGAGRYRKRKYQSAEPDDDITFELGKNKRATVRQFRNINLVDIREYYQDTATGEMKPGKKGISLTEEQYDELLHHQFQIDEALRRFGSKRRKFKMVPVDHSDDEGGAMKEIEPNRRQRAKSSDPGKSEAREHAKPATKKRKVAEPQRPYSQQQEENPRLDLAIPTMKKALQNPRLDDRPKKVEPKPKIEVQAREDEDLDSSDEDFAQALESEVRRQDEDISEEE; encoded by the coding sequence ATGTCATTTAATAGCGTCCCAAGCAATCAACTTTACGGTGGTCGTAGGTACAGTAGCGGATACAGCGGTGTTACGATGACTGAGGAGGGTCCACGAAACGGGGCAGGGAGGTATCGGAAGAGAAAGTACCAGAGTGCTGAACCTGACGATGATATTACATTTGAGCTTGGTAAGAACAAGAGAGCTACGGTGAGACAGTTCCGAAACATAAACCTCGTTGATATCAGGGAATACTATCAGGATACGGCCACCGGCGAGATGAAGCCAGGCAAGAAAGGGATCTCGTTGACCGAGGAGCAGTATGATGAGTTGCTGCATCACCAATTTCAAATAGACGAAGCCTTGCGTCGTTTTGGCTCTAAGCGACGCAAATTCAAGATGGTGCCGGTTGATCACTCTGACGACGAAGGGGGTGCCATGAAAGAAATCGAGCCAAACAGGCGCCAGAGGGCGAAGAGCAGCGATCCGGGCAAGTCAGAAGCCAGAGAACACGCTAAGCCTGCTACGAAGAAGCGCAAGGTTGCAGAGCCTCAAAGACCGTATTCACAGCAGCAAGAGGAAAACCCTCGTCTCGATCTTGCAATTCCGACCATGAAAAAGGCGTTGCAGAATCCACGACTTGATGATCGCCCGAAGAAGGTAGAGCCGAAACCGAAGATTGAAGTTCAGGCGCGTGAAGACGAGGATCTGGATTCCAGTGATGAGGATTTCGCCCAGGCATTAGAGTCCGAAGTACGGAGACAAGATGAGGATATAAGCGAGGAAGAATAG
- the ARA2 gene encoding D-arabinose 1-dehydrogenase (NAD(P)(+)) ARA2 (Syntenic homolog of Ashbya gossypii ABR094W; Syntenic homolog of Saccharomyces cerevisiae YMR041C (ARA2)) — translation MSSAIQAIGPVKSDVSKSPISDMPKLIIGGATLMPAYNKDPLSIPQVEIVRRAMASGINAIDTSPYYGDSEVIFGRVLEELKEEFPRQSYYLCTKVGRIGLEKFDYSKQNVRSSVRRSCEILKTDYLDLVYLHDIEFVEFEGIWEALRELRKLKDEGIIRNFGVSGYPVDLLYHVAKKSCNMPDIGPLDAVLSYCNLNLQSLNLLKYADRLFSECKLKTVSNASITSMGLLTSFGPVSSHPCTQELRQCSKAAAELATEQGIELGDLATRYAIAKWNDKGPTVLGLSRVEQLEQAVKSYQTVMANGGKLDEKDQKLVETIQKDCFGDRMNEMWESGIPHDLS, via the coding sequence ATGTCATCTGCAATTCAAGCAATTGGTCCTGTTAAATCTGATGTTTCTAAGTCACCTATAAGTGACATGCCTAAGTTAATTATAGGCGGTGCCACACTGATGCCTGCATATAATAAGGATCCCTTGTCTATTCCGCAGGTAGAAATTGTGCGGCGTGCAATGGCAAGTGGAATCAACGCAATTGATACCTCTCCATATTATGGTGATAGTGAGGTGATTTTTGGGAGAGTTCTGGAGGAGCTGAAAGAAGAATTTCCTAGACAGTCATATTACTTATGCACCAAGGTTGGACGTATTGGGTTGGAAAAATTTGATTACTCCAAGCAGAATGTGCGGTCTAGCGTGAGGCGGTCATGCGAAATATTGAAGACAGACTACCTGGACCTTGTCTACCTTCACGACATTGAATTTGTTGAGTTTGAAGGTATTTGGGAGGCTTTACGCGAGTTGCGTAAGTTGAAAGATGAAGGAATAATCAGGAATTTCGGTGTAAGTGGTTATCCAGTGGACTTGTTATACCATGTTGCCAAGAAATCTTGTAATATGCCCGACATTGGACCGTTGGATGCGGTGCTATCATACTGCAACTTGAACTTGCAGTCACTGAATTTGTTGAAATATGCCGACCGGCTGTTCTCGGAATGCAAATTGAAGACCGTGTCCAATGCCTCCATTACTAGTATGGGCCTCTTGACGTCATTTGGTCCGGTTAGTTCTCACCCTTGTACACAGGAGCTGCGCCAGTGCTCAAAGGCCGCCGCGGAACTTGCAACTGAACAAGGTATTGAGCTTGGTGACCTAGCGACGCGTTATGCAATCGCGAAGTGGAATGATAAGGGACCCACAGTTTTAGGTCTCAGTCGCGTGGAGCAACTGGAGCAGGCTGTGAAGAGCTACCAAACTGTTATGGCTAACGGTGGGAAGCTCGA
- the MNR2 gene encoding putative Mg(2+) transporter MNR2 (Syntenic homolog of Ashbya gossypii ABR092C; Syntenic homolog of Saccharomyces cerevisiae YKL064W (MNR2)) produces the protein MAGVWNSHDSDEAQLLGNETKKRPKRKQDKKKQKPRRRSVFQNGSSDEHHEVFAPSHGAFGADNDRTDSWGLLHDTDDESTTGVYGGHHTLFGFGTSYIDHRPSMAMLEATHGGSGGSTVSQRRPSTVPHNGNSGAPSADSQHHHAATASARYRDPTAPAIPDHHSTGRRRSTKGITQPVDNWRQNLKDYGSIPSYPAERNTEEYSRSRGGDVVIDMDELMEHVRHKRDQEQQMSKHDSDVETEEYNSQPSSRGSSASSSLDDVCLPIDEDNARGLKQWPDVSVIEEFSREEIERLKREALQDAEDFHYQYYNDEDNETTDSVSGIAFTKPIITNIDVPELGNTRVNESEHLHKGRLRPKKLTPWHLKRGDVNLPGLGAPGDPNPSGSYSEMVREDFLVGRNIQYPPRIISNNPEIFRFTYFREDLDSTVHSPTISGLLQPGQKFEDLFVGSCYSSNSQSSAGEHNVPSNANTTNAQVAQAAHAASALLESHTPVENKSLSPCQAPSAIQQSQSWELNEVLPFWLDVLNPTEEEMKVLSKTFGIHPLTTEDIFLGEVREKVELFKDYYLVCFRSFDIVAERSIRKKRQMQVQESVFSVGDDASDLEENRAGWLSRLFKMRRRGSSTKNVASSTSSYQRKAKRKADIDEKYKRKSGDRRRPREGELEPLNVYIIVFRNGVLTFHFAPTPHPINVRRRARLLKDYVNVTADWIAYALIDDITDAFAPMIELIEDEVYNIEDSILKMHQVDDSSDSSDSDSDSTDDDVSFPFDRHSRRTAYSRATKSTRTSRSSSTSSSTINANIMGWKKKGDMLRRIGECRKRVMSIVRLLGSKADVIKGFSKRCNEQWEVAPRSEIAMYLGDIQDHIVTMVSSLNHYEKLLSRSHSNYLAQINIDMTKVNNDMNDVLGKITILGTIFMPMNIITGLWGMNVIVPGQFSNSLQWFVSIALSMLVLAYLAYVYTRRRFGF, from the coding sequence ATGGCTGGCGTATGGAATTCACATGATTCAGATGAAGCCCAGTTATTGGGTAATGAAACCAAAAAACGACCTAAAAGAAAACAAGATAAAAAGAAACAGAAGCCTAGACGTCGTTCAGTATTTCAGAATGGTTCCTCAGATGAACACCACGAGGTTTTTGCACCTAGTCATGGAGCTTTTGGAGCAGACAATGATAGGACTGATTCATGGGGTCTATTGCATGATACTGATGACGAATCAACTACAGGAGTATACGGGGGACACCACACGTTGTTTGGGTTTGGAACTTCCTATATAGATCACAGACCGTCTATGGCCATGTTAGAAGCAACCCATGGAGGCTCGGGAGGATCAACAGTTTCTCAAAGGCGTCCCAGCACGGTTCCTCATAACGGTAACTCTGGAGCTCCTAGTGCTGATAGTCAACATCACCATGCAGCAACAGCATCTGCCCGTTACAGAGATCCGACAGCTCCTGCGATACCGGATCACCATAGCACTGGTAGGAGGCGTTCAACCAAGGGTATCACCCAGCCAGTTGATAACTGGAGGCAAAACTTAAAGGATTACGGTTCAATCCCTTCTTATCCAGCGGAAAGAAACACAGAAGAGTACTCACGTTCACGTGGGGGCGACGTTGTAATTGATATGGACGAATTGATGGAGCACGTGCGCCACAAACGTGACCAAGAACAGCAAATGTCCAAACATGACTCAGATGTCGAGACCGAGGAGTATAACTCTCAACCTTCATCTCGTGGTTCTAGTGCATCTTCATCTTTGGACGATGTGTGTCTTCCAATTGATGAGGACAATGCTAGAGGACTTAAGCAATGGCCGGACGTGAGCGTTATAGAAGAGTTCTCAAGAGAAGAGATTGAAAGGCTAAAACGAGAGGCACTACAGGATGCCGAGGACTTTCATTACCAGTACTACAACGATGAAGACAATGAAACCACTGATTCTGTCAGCGGTATTGCGTTCACGAAACCTATTATAACCAATATAGATGTCCCTGAACTTGGCAATACCAGGGTTAATGAATCTGAACATTTGCATAAAGGAAGACTACGCCCCAAGAAACTGACACCGTGGCACTTGAAACGGGGAGATGTTAACCTGCCAGGACTCGGTGCCCCTGGTGACCCGAACCCTAGCGGCAGTTACTCTGAAATGGTACGGGAAGATTTTTTAGTCGGCCGGAACATCCAGTATCCGCCTCGTATTATTTCCAACAACCCTGAAATCTTTAGATTCACCTATTTCAGAGAGGATTTAGATTCAACCGTCCATTCTCCTACAATTTCTGGCTTGTTACAACCTGGGCAGAAGTTTGAAGACCTATTTGTTGGAAGCTGTTATTCTTCTAATAGTCAATCGTCAGCAGGGGAGCACAATGTCCCAAGCAATGCTAATACTACCAATGCTCAAGTTGCACAAGCTGCTCATGCCGCCAGCGCCCTATTGGAGTCACATACACCTGTCGAGAACAAGTCTTTATCTCCATGCCAGGCGCCAAGCGCAATTCAGCAGTCTCAGTCGTGGGAATTAAACGAAGTTTTGCCATTTTGGCTAGACGTTCTAAATCCCACGGAAGAAGAAATGAAAGTTTTGAGTAAAACATTTGGGATCCATCCTTTAACTACCGAAGACATTTTTCTTGGTGAAGTGCGTGAGAAGGTGGAGTTATTTAAAGATTACTACCTAGTGTGTTTTCGATCATTTGATATTGTCGCGGAACGGTCAATCAGAAAAAAAAGGCAAATGCAAGTACAGGAAAGCGTCTTCAGCGTTGGAGATGACGCTAGCGACTTGGAAGAAAATAGGGCTGGTTGGTTATCTAGATTATTCAAAATGCGTCGGAGAGGTTCATCAACCAAAAATGTTGCTAGTAGCACCTCTAGCTACCAACGAAAGGCCAAAAGGAAAGCAGATATAGACGAGAAGTATAAAAGGAAATCTGGTGACAGAAGGAGACCAAGAGAAGGGGAGCTAGAACCTTTAAATGTATATATCATTGTATTCCGCAATGGTGTCTTGACTTTTCACTTTGCGCCAACCCCTCACCCTATCAATGTCCGGAGAAGGGCTAGATTATTGAAAGACTATGTGAATGTGACTGCAGACTGGATTGCGTACGCACTAATTGACGACATCACAGACGCGTTCGCTCCAATGATTGAGCTAATTGAGGATGAGGTTTATAACATAGAAGATTCCATTCTAAAAATGCACCAAGTCGATGACTCAAGCGATTCAAGCGACTCAGATTCAGATTCAACTGATGACGATGTTAGCTTTCCTTTTGATAGGCATTCACGTCGAACAGCCTATAGCCGTGCAACCAAAAGCACCAGAACTTCTAGATCTTCCTCTACTTCCTCCTCCACCATAAATGCAAATATTATGGGATGGAAGAAGAAAGGTGACATGTTGCGTCGTATTGGGGAATGTCGTAAACGTGTTATGAGTATTGTCCGATTGCTTGGTTCTAAGGCAGACGTTATTAAGGGATTCTCAAAGAGATGTAACGAACAATGGGAAGTTGCCCCACGTTCTGAGATCGCTATGTATCTTGGAGATATCCAAGATCATATAGTGACTATGGTATCATCATTGAATCACTATGAGAAGCTGTTGAGTAGATCTCACTCTAATTACCTTGCCCAAATTAATATTGATATGACAAAAGTTAACAATGATATGAACGATGTTTTGGGGAAAATTACTATTCTAGGTACGATCTTTATGCCGATGAATATCATTACCGGTCTCTGGGGCATGAACGTAATTGTGCCTGGTCAATTCAGCAACTCACTTCAATGGTTTGTCAGCATTGCCTTGTCTATGCTTGTTTTGGCTTATCTCGCTTACGTATATACCAGGAGGAGGTTTGGGTTTTAA
- a CDS encoding uncharacterized protein (Syntenic homolog of Ashbya gossypii ABR090W; Syntenic homolog of Saccharomyces cerevisiae YKL063C) has protein sequence MQGGIRRKQDLLPRYKNGVSGARRAGGFLTTPVKKLLVYITLLLMVYAIVRMSGIVDKNEPTQFELKETFEPTPKFDKLKALDKSSFNNEVAMQQEVENLNKNTDESEKAVSSSNKKGSHGGANGESSNANGNSVKAVKHDNKGDGSVEEQAKWTRQGTT, from the coding sequence ATGCAAGGTGGCATTCGAAGAAAGCAGGACCTATTGCCTCGTTACAAGAATGGCGTTAGCGGGGCCCGCCGTGCAGGAGGTTTTCTCACGACTCCTGTTAAGAAGTTGTTGGTCTATATTACACTTCTATTGATGGTCTATGCAATTGTACGCATGTCAGGTATTGTGGACAAGAATGAGCCAACTCAGTTTGAGCTCAAGGAGACGTTTGAACCCACTCCAAAATTTGATAAGTTGAAGGCATTAGATAAGAGCTCTTTTAACAACGAAGTGGCAATGCAGCAGGAAGTTGAGAACTTAAATAAGAATACTGACGAATCGGAGAAAGCCGTAAGCTCTAGTAATAAGAAGGGATCACACGGAGGTGCAAATGGCGAATCCTCAAATGCGAATGGGAATAGTGTAAAGGCGGTGAAGCATGATAATAAGGGTGACGGATCCGTTGAAGAACAAGCCAAATGGACAAGGCAAGGCACTACATAA